A genomic window from Triticum urartu cultivar G1812 chromosome 7, Tu2.1, whole genome shotgun sequence includes:
- the LOC125518042 gene encoding probable serine/threonine-protein kinase PBL9, with amino-acid sequence MPGSRWFKRSSRHAAPPPPIECNDQGIVDSLTENNQRSMWASRRIGEDEQLYIVHVQGAAGIGLPTTLLVKKFQNANPALLVDDNVKNRCKLEMTLLASISHDNIINVLHFIQREDAIMLVYEYPVNGSLDYWLHRREGGEQPLSWPQRIAIAIGVAQGLCHLHHRCNRPIVHHNINSENILLAQNFKAVIASFGIAQMNIAGLNQPLPIGDIPVGNFGYAAPEYGVAASQLTEKVDIYSFGVLLLELVTGKLANGADGLLAIWAQDNCNELMANHLKMFKIVVDKGIPDQARYMEEMAAVFRLGVDCTVGDLKQRPSMQMALKQLRRSRGRGPFRGLLILYITSEDVVQVKGGIFFAKGSTPASEVKGKVAYEISSADELTLTELCSVKASGCPKTKGRVYQWQEAQQSVANLQHECKAPNILLSELSMVTTDPDCPWSHFRPDLMEAVYLWVRGLKFHQISEMSQVIRVIRRLREVLQQLISASQSSSETQLEGKFTEGFSKIKS; translated from the exons ATGCCCGGATCACGGTGGTTCAAGCGCAGCAGCCGTCATGCGGCACCGCCGCCGCCTATCGAGTGCAACGATCAAGGCATAGTCGACAGCCTTACTGAAAATAATCAGAGAAGCATGTGGGCTAGCAGAAGGATTGGGGAGGACGAACAACTGTACATTGTCCACGTGCAGGGAGCCGCTGGCATCGGTCTCCCGACTACGCTGCTGGTCAAGAAGTTCCAGAATGCAAACCCAGCACTCCTAGTGGATGACAATGTCAAGAACCGCTGCAAGTTGGAGATGACTCTGTTAGCCAGCATCTCTCATGACAACATCATCAATGTGCTACACTTCATCCAGAGGGAAGACGCGATCATGCTCGTCTACGAGTACCCGGTGAATGGCAGCCTTGACTACTGGCTCCACCGGCGGGAGGGAGGCGAGCAGCCACTGAGCTGGCCGCAGAGGATTGCTATCGCCATCGGCGTGGCCCAAGGGCTCTGCCACTTGCATCACCGATGCAACAGACCGATTGTCCACCACAACATCAACTCTGAAAACATCTTGCTTGCTCAGAATTTCAAGGCCGTGATAGCCAGCTTTGGCATTGCGCAGATGAACATTGCCGGGCTTAACCAACCATTGCCGATCGGGGACATTCCAGTTGGTAACTTTGGGTATGCAGCTCCAG AGTATGGTGTCGCGGCAAGCCAGCTGACGGAGAAGGTAGACATTTACAGCTTCggcgtgctgctgctggagctaGTCACAGGGAAGTTGGCCAATGGAGCAGATGGTCTATTGGCGATTTGGGCTCAGGACAACTGCAATGAATTGATGGCAAACCATCTGAAAATGTTCAAGATTGTCGTGGACAAGGGCATCCCTGATCAAGCGCGGTACATGGAGGAGATGGCGGCCGTGTTCAGGCTGGGTGTGGATTGTACCGTTGGGGATCTGAAGCAAAGGCCGTCCATGCAGATGGCTCTCAAACAACTCCGCCGCAGCCGTGGGCGTGGCCCATTCCGTGGCCTCCTCATCCT ATACATCACCAGTGAGGATGTAGTCCAAGTGAAGGGCGGTATTTTTTTCGCAAAGGGGAGCACCCCGGCCTCTGAAGTGAAGGGCAAAGTGGCATATGAGATCAGCTCAGCGGATGAACTGACATTGACAGAGCTATGTTCAGTG AAAGCTTCAGGATGCCCCAAAACCAAGGGAAGAGTCTACCAGTGGCAAGAGGCACAACAGAGTGTTGCAAACCTCCAGCATGAATGCAAGGCACCTAATATACTACTGTCTGAGTTGTCAATGGTGACAACAGATCCAGATTGTCCGTGGAGTCATTTCCGGCCTGATCTAATGGAAGCTGTCTATTTGTGGGTCAGAGGGCTCAAGTTCCACCAAATCAGTGAGATGTCTCAGGTGATCAGGGTCATTAGGAGGCTCAGGGAGGTCCTGCAGCAGCTGATCTCTGCATCTCAGTCGAGCAGCGAAACCCAACTAGAAGGCAAATTTACCGAAGGCTTCAGTAAGATCAAGAGTTGA
- the LOC125525545 gene encoding receptor-like protein EIX2, whose protein sequence is MHTTTAELLLICVLAATALLASDAFQLGPSGGSAGVSCIPRERDALLSFKRGITSDPMGVLDSWHKEDCCQWRGVKCSNRTGHVLRLQLRNLHTDGYYMVGQISNSLLSMDRLVHLDLSMNYLEGPSGRMPEFLGSLTRLRYLNLSGIPFYGRVPPQLGNLSNLQHIDLSWCGMYSRDISWVARIPSLQSLEMNGVNLSTIVDWPYVVNMIPSLKVLGFAGCSLQTANHSLPHINLTKLERLQLSGNIFAHPMARSWFWNLTSLQHLYLARTQLYGQAPDALAHMTSLQVLDLSFNNDMGRMTTSFRNLCNLRILDLCACQIVGNFKDIIGRMPQCPLNKMQELHLRYNNITGIIPDQTAHLTSLVVLDISRNNLSGGIPQWVGLLSSLSSLDLSDNNLSGPVPSEIGMLCNLTMMDLNRNNLIGDFTEEHFTSLTRLKVLRLGWNSLRLTFGPDWMPPFSLEETYLRSCQLGPSFPAWLQFQMDIRYMDISSTGIVGRLPDWFSTKFAKVTYLDISNNEISGRLPRNMEFMSLRYFYISSNKLTGEIPNLPSNITFFEMSENSLSGNLPSNIGRLDLESLALRSNQITGRIPKSLCKAEALNSLDLSNNLLEGQLPQCFGVMDIGFLMLSNNRFSGNFPSFLKRLRQLKSLDLSHNRFSGRLPLWIGELAELRFLGLNHNTFSGEIPPTISNLSHLHHLNLAGNGLSGAIPWHLSNITAMIGMDESNYENELYYVGNLGTYHTLDFSSAVVKGRELNYSSGIWDLVSIDLSFNQLTGVIPEEIAALDALINLNLSWNQLSGKIPNKLGALKALESLDLSRNMLSGGIPSSLSDITYLSYLDLSDNNLTGTIPSGRQLDTLYTQQPSMYSGNSGLCGLPLPISCPGKNATRKDDQKGNEHSFEPMPFYFGLAMGFILGLWVVFCVLLFKRAWRIAYFSMVDQKYDQMYVFAVLTWKSWARKGTTN, encoded by the coding sequence ATGCATACCACCACTGCCGAGCTTCTGCTCATATGCGTCCTAGCTGCCACGGCCTTGCTGGCCTCCGATGCATTTCAGCTCGGGCCGTCCGGCGGCTCGGCCGGCGTAAGCTGCATACCGCGGGAGCGGGACGCCCTACTGTCCTTCAAGCGCGGCATCACCAGCGACCCCATGGGCGTCCTTGACTCTTGGCACAAGGAAGACTGCTGTCAGTGGAGGGGCGTCAAGTGCAGCAACCGGACCGGCCATGTCCTTAGGCTTCAGCTTCGTAATCTGCATACAGATGGGTACTACATGGTTGGCCAGATAAGTAATTCTTTGCTCTCCATGGATCGTCTTGTGCACCTTGATCTTAGCATGAATTACCTCGAGGGCCCAAGTGGCCGCATGCCGGAGTTCTTGGGCTCTTTGACAAGATTGAGATATCTCAACCTCTCCGGAATACCATTTTATGGCAGAGTGCCCCCTCAGCTCGGCAACCTCTCAAACCTGCAGCATATTGACCTCTCATGGTGTGGTATGTACTCGAGAGACATTTCATGGGTAGCACGCATTCCTAGTTTGCAGTCTCTTGAAATGAATGGGGTAAACCTCAGCACAATAGTTGATTGGCCTTATGTCGTCAACATGATCCCTTCTTTGAAGGTCCTCGGTTTTGCGGGTTGCTCTCTTCAAACCGCAAATCATTCACTCCCACATATTAACCTTACAAAACTGGAGAGGCTTCAACTCTCGGGCAACATCTTTGCCCACCCAATGGCACGGAGTTGGTTTTGGAATTTGACAAGCCTCCAGCATCTCTACCTTGCCAGAACTCAGCTATACGGTCAAGCTCCTGATGCACTGGCACATATGACATCCCTCCAAGTCCTTGATTTGTCATTTAATAATGACATGGGGAGGATGACAACAAGCTTCAGAAACCTATGCAATCTGAGAATCCTGGACCTTTGTGCATGTCAAATTGTTGGAAATTTTAAGGATATTATAGGGAGGATGCCCCAGTGTCCCTTGAATAAAATGCAGGAGTTGCATTTGAGGTACAACAATATTACCGGAATCATACCGGACCAGACAGCACACTTGACCAGCTTAGTCGTTCTTGACATCTCTCGGAACAACCTAAGTGGAGGAATACCACAATGGGTGGGGTTGCTCTCTAGTTTAAGCAGCCTTGATCTCTCTGACAATAATCTCAGTGGACCTGTGCCATCTGAGATCGGTATGCTCTGTAACTTGACCATGATGGATCTCAACAGGAACAATTTGATTGGTGACTTCACTGAAGAACATTTTACAAGTCTAACGAGGCTAAAGGTGCTGCGTTTAGGTTGGAATTCTTTGAGACTTACATTTGGCCCCGATTGGATGCCACCCTTCAGTTTAGAAGAAACATATCTTCGCTCTTGCCAACTGGGCCCTTCATTCCCTGCATGGCTTCAGTTCCAGATGGACATTCGCTATATGGATATATCAAGCACAGGTATAGTTGGTAGGCTTCCTGACTGGTTCAGCACTAAATTTGCAAAGGTCACATATCTGGACATCTCCAACAATGAAATCAGTGGCAGGTTGCCAAGAAACATGGAATTCATGTCACTGCGATATTTCTATATCAGTTCAAATAAACTAACTGGTGAAATCCCCAACTTACCAAGCAATATTACCTTCTTCGAGATGTCTGAAAACTCTTTATCTGGAAATTTGCCATCAAACATTGGGAGGCTAGATTTAGAATCATTAGCGCTGCGCTCCAATCAAATAACTGGTCGTATTCCAAAATCTCTCTGCAAAGCGGAAGCCTTGAACTCCTTGGACTTAAGCAACAATCTTTTGGAGGGACAACTTCCTCAGTGTTTTGGGGTGATGGACATTGGCTTTCTCATGTTGAGTAACAACAGATTCTCTGGCAATTTCCCATCATTTCTAAAAAGATTGAGACAATTGAAGTCTCTAGATCTATCACATAATAGATTTTCCGGAAGGTTGCCATTGTGGATTGGAGAGTTGGCTGAACTAAGATTTCTGGGGCTAAACCATAATACGTTTTCTGGAGAAATCCCACCTACCATCTCAAATCTTAGTCACCTTCACCATCTGAACCTAGCAGGCAATGGCTTATCAGGTGCCATACCGTGGCATCTGTCAAATATCACGGCCATGATAGGAATGGACGAAAGCAATTATGAGAATGAGCTATATTATGTCGGTAACTTGGGTACGTACCATACACTTGATTTTTCCTCTGCGGTCGTCAAGGGACGAGAACTTAATTATAGTTCTGGCATTTGGGATTTGGTGAGCATTGACCTATCTTTCAACCAATTAACTGGGGTAATCCCAGAAGAAATAGCTGCTCTTGATGCATTGATAAACTTGAATCTATCATGGAACCAATTGAGTGGGAAAATCCCAAATAAGCTTGGGGCCTTGAAGGCTTTGGAATCACTTGACCTCTCCAGGAACATGCTTTCTGGTGGGATCCCTTCGAGCCTATCAGATATAACTTATTTGAGCTACTTGGATCTGTCTGATAACAATCTAACAGGAACAATACCATCCGGACGTCAGCTTGACACCCTCTACACACAGCAACCTTCCATGTACAGTGGCAACAGTGGTCTTTGTGGGCTTCCTCTTCCAATCAGTTGCCCGGGAAAGAATGCAACAAGGAAAGATGATCAAAAAGGGAATGAACATTCCTTTGAGCCAATGCCCTTTTATTTTGGACTTGCTATGGGATTTATTCTGGGTCTTTGGGTGGTGTTTTGCGTCTTGTTGTTTAAGAGAGCATGGAGGATTGCTTATTTCAGCATGGTTGACCAGAAATATGATCAGATGTATGTGTTTGCCGTTCTTACATGGAAAAGCTGGGCCAGGAAGGGGACTACAAATTGA
- the LOC125522152 gene encoding protein yippee-like MOH1 isoform X1, with the protein MAELAGPRVYSCCHCWNHVCLHDDVISKAFHGRNGRAFLSSHAMNITTGAKEDRQFMTGLHTVTDIHCRGCREVLGWKYERAYEESQKYKEGKFIFEKDKIVQKNREMAELVGPRVYSCRHCRNHVCLLDDIISKAFQGRNGHAFLSYHAMNVTTGAKEDRQLMTGLHMITNIHCRDCQEVLGWKYERAYEESQKYKEGRFIFEQAKIMQENW; encoded by the exons ATGGCGGAATTGGCCGGGCCGCGGGTGTACAGCTGCTGCCATTGCTGGAACCACGTCTGCCTCCACGACGATGTCATCTCCAAGGCCTTCCAC GGGAGGAATGGCCGCGCATTTCTCTCCTCTCACGCCATGAACATCACCACGGGGGCCAAGGAGGACAGGCAGTTCATGACGGGGCTTCACACGGTCACCGACATCCACTGCCGTGGCTGCCGCGAGGTGCTCGGATGGAAGTACGAGAGAGCCTACGAGGAATCCCAAAAGTACAAGGAAGGCAAGTTCATATTTGAAAAAGACAAGATCGTGCAGAAGAATAG AGAGATGGCGGAACTGGTTGGGCCGCGGGTGTACAGCTGCCGCCATTGCCGGAACCACGTCTGCCTCCTTGACGATATTATCTCCAAGGCCTTCCAG GGGAGGAATGGCCACGCGTTTCTCTCCTACCACGCCATGAACGTCACCACAGGGGCCAAGGAGGACAGGCAGCTCATGACAGGGCTCCACATGATCACCAACATCCATTGTCGTGATTGCCAGGAGGTGCTCGGGTGGAAGTACGAGAGGGCCTACGAGGAGTCCCAGAAGTACAAGGAAGGCAGGTTCATATTTGAACAGGCCAAGATCATGCAGGAGAACTGGTAG
- the LOC125522152 gene encoding protein yippee-like At4g27745 isoform X2, giving the protein MAELVGPRVYSCRHCRNHVCLLDDIISKAFQGRNGHAFLSYHAMNVTTGAKEDRQLMTGLHMITNIHCRDCQEVLGWKYERAYEESQKYKEGRFIFEQAKIMQENW; this is encoded by the exons ATGGCGGAACTGGTTGGGCCGCGGGTGTACAGCTGCCGCCATTGCCGGAACCACGTCTGCCTCCTTGACGATATTATCTCCAAGGCCTTCCAG GGGAGGAATGGCCACGCGTTTCTCTCCTACCACGCCATGAACGTCACCACAGGGGCCAAGGAGGACAGGCAGCTCATGACAGGGCTCCACATGATCACCAACATCCATTGTCGTGATTGCCAGGAGGTGCTCGGGTGGAAGTACGAGAGGGCCTACGAGGAGTCCCAGAAGTACAAGGAAGGCAGGTTCATATTTGAACAGGCCAAGATCATGCAGGAGAACTGGTAG